A window from Gemmatimonadota bacterium encodes these proteins:
- the pyrR gene encoding bifunctional pyr operon transcriptional regulator/uracil phosphoribosyltransferase PyrR, translating into MSETTPTTPPVPEPDAATPPCVPLVEKARIMDESDIRRAITRISHEIIERNAGPEGIVIAGIRTRGETMAVRVAERMRQIEGVDIPMGVLDITLYRDDLHTVAKQPIVRATELPVSIVDRHVVLVDDVLYTGRTIRAAMDEIIDFGRPRSIQLAVLIDRGHRELPIRADFVGKNVPTSRKEVIKVQFTETDGTDSVVVCELEEGPR; encoded by the coding sequence ATGAGTGAAACGACCCCGACCACCCCCCCCGTACCCGAACCGGATGCCGCAACGCCCCCGTGCGTCCCATTGGTGGAGAAGGCACGCATCATGGACGAGAGCGACATCCGCCGGGCGATCACCCGTATCTCCCACGAGATCATCGAACGGAACGCGGGTCCGGAGGGAATCGTGATCGCGGGAATCCGGACACGCGGAGAGACGATGGCCGTGCGCGTCGCCGAGCGGATGCGGCAGATCGAGGGCGTGGACATTCCGATGGGAGTGTTGGACATCACGCTCTACCGCGACGACCTCCACACCGTCGCCAAGCAACCGATCGTTCGCGCGACGGAACTCCCCGTCTCGATCGTGGACCGGCATGTTGTCCTTGTGGACGATGTGCTCTACACCGGGCGCACCATCCGCGCCGCCATGGACGAGATCATCGACTTCGGCCGCCCGAGGAGCATCCAGCTTGCGGTGCTGATCGACCGCGGACATCGGGAACTTCCAATCCGTGCAGACTTCGTCGGGAAGAATGTCCCGACTTCCCGGAAGGAAGTCATCAAGGTGCAGTTCACGGAAACGGACGGCACCGACTCCGTGGTTGTATGCGAACTGGAGGAGGGTCCCCGGTGA